The following coding sequences are from one Natrarchaeobaculum sulfurireducens window:
- a CDS encoding metal-dependent hydrolase, which yields MNKKGHVLNAILLSVGLGYLLEPATEPGEIMVTLETMLMIGVPVTLGALFPDVDTDFGKHRKTLHNLPVLAAFVAFPYVFGNLEYVWIGVLTHYVLDVAGSRRGIALFYPLSPKEYNLPFGVPVSSSKATLVTVLVTIAEVALAAVIIFEVPQWGFELGRQTLGL from the coding sequence ATGAACAAGAAGGGGCACGTACTCAACGCTATACTGTTGAGCGTCGGACTCGGATATCTCCTCGAGCCAGCGACCGAACCGGGCGAGATCATGGTGACGCTCGAGACGATGCTGATGATCGGCGTTCCCGTAACACTCGGGGCGCTGTTTCCGGACGTCGACACCGACTTCGGCAAGCACCGCAAGACGCTGCACAACCTGCCAGTGCTTGCCGCGTTTGTCGCCTTCCCGTACGTCTTCGGAAACCTCGAGTACGTCTGGATCGGCGTCCTGACTCACTACGTGCTGGACGTCGCGGGAAGCAGACGCGGTATCGCGCTGTTCTACCCGCTGTCGCCGAAAGAGTACAACCTCCCGTTCGGGGTTCCAGTCAGCAGTAGCAAAGCAACCCTCGTGACGGTGCTGGTCACGATTGCCGAAGTGGCTCTTGCAGCGGTGATCATCTTCGAGGTGCCCCAGTGGGGCTTCGAGCTCGGCCGACAGACGCTCGGACTCTGA
- a CDS encoding Lrp/AsnC family transcriptional regulator — protein MPERDSPRYRQERAVLRALDDAGPITTPELAAILEHHPAAVERWCVELQRAGRIRQCTGGKLTIVDGDPTEQVAGD, from the coding sequence ATGCCGGAACGCGACTCTCCGAGGTACCGCCAGGAACGTGCCGTTCTCAGGGCACTCGACGATGCCGGACCGATTACGACCCCCGAACTCGCAGCGATTCTCGAGCACCATCCTGCCGCCGTCGAACGCTGGTGTGTCGAACTCCAGCGTGCCGGTCGTATCCGTCAGTGTACCGGGGGTAAACTTACCATCGTCGACGGCGATCCGACCGAACAGGTCGCTGGCGACTGA
- a CDS encoding DUF302 domain-containing protein, with protein sequence MSLPLDPETIDPDDYGEKQAVLEMGHEEAIDHVREVCEDVGFGIPVEFSPSELLNEKVDADRDPYYVLGACNPEIADRALEQTMGIGGLFPCNMIVWEETPGRQRVYHVSIMKIARLLGIAPNDEAWAEIIDETGDYVEETFEKLETIETEHTEGDDD encoded by the coding sequence ATGAGTCTCCCACTCGATCCCGAGACGATCGATCCCGACGACTACGGCGAGAAACAGGCCGTCCTCGAGATGGGCCACGAGGAAGCGATCGACCACGTCCGCGAAGTCTGTGAAGACGTGGGGTTCGGCATCCCCGTCGAGTTCTCACCCTCGGAGCTGTTGAACGAGAAGGTCGACGCCGACCGCGACCCCTACTACGTACTCGGAGCCTGTAACCCCGAAATCGCCGATCGGGCGCTCGAGCAGACGATGGGGATCGGCGGACTCTTCCCGTGTAATATGATCGTCTGGGAGGAAACGCCGGGCCGCCAGCGCGTCTACCACGTCTCGATCATGAAGATCGCCCGCCTGCTCGGGATTGCCCCGAACGACGAGGCGTGGGCCGAGATCATCGACGAGACCGGCGACTACGTCGAGGAGACGTTCGAGAAACTCGAGACGATCGAGACCGAACACACTGAGGGGGACGACGACTGA
- a CDS encoding M48 family metalloprotease: MSFLAGGSVLGSRWRNTDSDDDGIPDRKKRSTAFHRRLESVFGPDQFEGLEPGRPTLLIDVRYIGQTAVFPSTKWTVVNLFRRHGIDAQWLEYPHRYALETVTERYGSTVRDLLWRPGCFYSEEVETDLKDVALQLLIVPGASTPPHEGRIYSHVMDLAGGDADGYVNGFSAGNRAVVANRTDRFAEARLVLHELAHLALGHDDDPTNPGVMGSGEEVDLLDAEWNQLRGGLANIRDRTGYDVVFRPCLWFEDLASSLE; encoded by the coding sequence ATGTCGTTTCTCGCCGGCGGTAGCGTCCTCGGCTCTCGCTGGCGCAACACGGATAGCGACGACGACGGCATTCCCGATCGAAAGAAGCGATCGACGGCCTTTCATCGCCGTCTCGAGTCGGTGTTCGGACCGGACCAGTTCGAGGGACTCGAGCCTGGTCGGCCGACGCTTCTCATCGACGTCAGGTACATCGGCCAGACGGCGGTCTTTCCCTCGACGAAGTGGACGGTCGTCAACCTGTTTCGCCGACACGGCATCGACGCACAGTGGCTCGAGTATCCCCACCGGTACGCCCTCGAGACGGTCACCGAACGGTACGGATCGACCGTCAGGGACCTGCTGTGGAGACCCGGCTGCTTCTACAGCGAGGAGGTCGAGACCGATCTCAAAGACGTCGCCCTCCAGTTGCTGATCGTTCCGGGAGCGAGCACCCCTCCCCACGAAGGACGAATTTACAGCCACGTGATGGATCTGGCCGGTGGGGACGCCGACGGCTACGTCAACGGGTTCAGTGCGGGCAATCGCGCGGTGGTCGCGAATCGGACCGACCGGTTTGCGGAGGCCCGACTCGTCTTGCACGAACTCGCTCACCTCGCGCTCGGTCACGACGACGATCCGACGAACCCGGGCGTGATGGGGTCCGGTGAGGAGGTCGACTTGCTGGACGCCGAGTGGAACCAGCTCCGCGGCGGCCTCGCGAACATCCGGGACAGGACCGGTTACGACGTCGTCTTCCGCCCGTGTCTCTGGTTCGAGGACCTGGCTTCCTCGCTCGAGTAG
- a CDS encoding DUF5789 family protein, with product MSDDDDDSEPAVALGERTPVEGAPLARVSSRLTWPKEKSEVDRLEGDSVIRTPDGARELSAVLEDVEETYFERHQEFETHVREVIGTGPIPTTDE from the coding sequence ATGAGCGACGACGATGACGACTCGGAGCCGGCGGTCGCACTCGGGGAACGGACGCCGGTCGAGGGCGCACCACTCGCACGTGTGAGTTCGCGGCTGACCTGGCCAAAAGAGAAAAGCGAAGTCGATCGCCTCGAGGGCGACAGCGTGATCCGGACGCCCGATGGGGCTCGCGAACTCTCAGCGGTTCTCGAGGACGTCGAGGAGACGTACTTCGAGCGCCACCAAGAGTTCGAAACCCACGTGCGCGAGGTCATCGGTACGGGTCCGATCCCGACGACTGACGAGTAA
- a CDS encoding tautomerase family protein encodes MPLLQFDTTLSLSSDQKTELAERVTALYTEAMATTAGHVAVSIRERDDADLHLGRAVDGPLVFLDAEIRQGRPFERKRAFALETMTYLCETFDVPEANAKVVFTEHPGESMMGVDRVGGEWDED; translated from the coding sequence ATGCCACTGTTGCAGTTCGATACGACGCTCTCGCTATCGTCCGACCAGAAGACCGAGTTGGCCGAGCGCGTGACGGCGCTTTACACCGAAGCGATGGCGACGACTGCGGGCCACGTCGCGGTCTCGATTCGCGAGCGAGACGACGCCGACCTTCACCTCGGACGGGCCGTCGACGGGCCGCTGGTGTTTCTCGACGCCGAAATCCGGCAGGGACGACCGTTCGAGCGCAAGCGGGCGTTCGCCCTCGAGACGATGACCTACCTCTGTGAGACGTTCGACGTGCCCGAAGCGAACGCGAAGGTCGTCTTCACCGAACACCCCGGCGAGTCGATGATGGGCGTCGACCGCGTCGGCGGCGAATGGGACGAAGACTGA
- a CDS encoding CinA family protein: MHVDIDPDLPERVGDALRETDATLAVAESCTGGLIGAAITAVPGSSDYFDAALATYAYGAKRRHLGVNRESLDEHGAVSEPVALEMARGVRDACDVTWGVSTTGIAGPTGGTADDPVGTVYVGIAYAGPWGSESSYATASRYVFDGDRTAVREQTVERALEDLLTEIDA, encoded by the coding sequence ATGCACGTCGACATCGACCCCGACCTGCCCGAGCGGGTCGGCGACGCCTTGCGCGAGACTGACGCGACGCTTGCGGTCGCCGAATCCTGTACCGGCGGGCTCATCGGGGCCGCGATCACGGCGGTACCGGGCTCGAGCGACTACTTCGACGCCGCCCTCGCCACGTACGCCTACGGCGCGAAGCGTCGCCACCTCGGCGTCAACCGCGAATCGCTCGATGAACATGGTGCCGTTTCCGAGCCGGTTGCCCTCGAGATGGCCAGGGGTGTCCGAGACGCCTGTGACGTTACGTGGGGTGTCTCCACGACCGGGATCGCTGGCCCCACGGGCGGTACGGCGGACGACCCCGTTGGCACGGTGTACGTCGGCATCGCCTACGCCGGTCCCTGGGGTAGCGAGTCGTCGTACGCGACGGCCTCCCGATACGTCTTCGACGGCGACCGGACGGCCGTCCGCGAGCAGACCGTCGAACGCGCACTCGAGGACCTTCTCACCGAGATCGACGCCTGA
- a CDS encoding DUF7139 domain-containing protein, with product MTSLTEAYDGNAREVTSLRRLYTGTGLVLLGAVLSVIALVVATTDLFSGAATSVADPFGTIEASAAGSIDHYASVRLAGVMAGLGVPAALVGVFLVLPAGRWVRAAGAISASLCLFGVTLFWYAYPIHWRGMGDDLTLQVSAVYLLGLFIAVWCLFTAVVNFKTRNDPGGMLEMNVTRHNQTVVEAPDSEPESTGFGGVGFFGETPDGNVETQTNTPDEHTTSDDATSFSYDGLSSTGGQSQTQSRGSTSSTRRAGVATSDGGSAASDISSPLDGGETGDGHDAEIVESPTANAATESAGDNYCGNCRHFEYVRSSSGIVPYCGRHEQAMDDMDACEEWGPNRR from the coding sequence ATGACAAGCCTGACGGAGGCCTACGACGGGAACGCTCGGGAGGTGACCAGCCTCCGGCGGTTGTACACGGGGACGGGGCTCGTCCTCCTCGGTGCGGTGCTCTCGGTGATTGCCCTCGTCGTCGCGACGACCGATCTCTTCTCGGGCGCTGCGACCTCGGTCGCCGATCCGTTCGGGACCATCGAGGCATCAGCGGCGGGAAGCATCGACCACTACGCCTCAGTTCGTCTCGCTGGCGTTATGGCAGGTCTCGGCGTCCCTGCGGCACTAGTCGGCGTCTTCCTCGTGTTGCCGGCCGGCCGCTGGGTGCGTGCGGCGGGGGCGATCAGTGCGAGCCTCTGTCTGTTCGGTGTCACGCTCTTCTGGTACGCCTATCCGATTCACTGGCGTGGCATGGGTGACGACCTCACGCTGCAGGTCTCGGCCGTCTACCTCCTCGGGCTGTTCATCGCCGTCTGGTGTCTGTTCACCGCCGTCGTCAACTTCAAAACGCGAAACGACCCCGGCGGCATGCTCGAAATGAACGTCACCCGACACAACCAGACCGTCGTCGAAGCACCCGATTCGGAGCCCGAATCAACTGGTTTCGGCGGCGTCGGCTTCTTCGGCGAAACACCGGATGGGAACGTCGAAACCCAGACGAACACGCCCGACGAGCACACCACGAGCGACGACGCGACCAGCTTCTCGTATGACGGTCTCTCGAGTACGGGCGGGCAATCTCAAACTCAGTCTCGAGGTTCGACGTCGTCGACTCGACGCGCCGGTGTGGCGACGAGCGACGGCGGGTCGGCCGCCTCCGACATCTCCTCGCCGCTCGACGGAGGCGAGACGGGCGACGGCCACGACGCCGAAATCGTCGAGTCACCGACCGCAAACGCCGCCACCGAGAGTGCAGGCGACAACTACTGTGGCAACTGCCGGCACTTCGAGTACGTCCGCTCCTCGTCCGGAATAGTTCCTTACTGTGGTCGTCACGAGCAGGCGATGGACGATATGGACGCCTGCGAGGAGTGGGGGCCGAACCGCCGATAA
- a CDS encoding CPBP family glutamic-type intramembrane protease, translating into MATEDGTSGWLRDQFNRLSWFQKSLLTGAILTILWTNTVSGDLERRVLVDSVLLIGGPLALAVTHRRHIGWTINRVAVRNAVLLSMFVLPFYLIGSTLPTIREFYPMWHTTVAPETFLPHAVQLFVLAVAAETYYRGLLCVGVKEIGFKAVLISPIVYMIHHSTKPPIEFLLSGPTDVLFGAVDYKSNSILPSVIAHGAGLVLLDWLVLHDPLFDPMPFLSALEWLPIPL; encoded by the coding sequence GTGGCGACCGAGGACGGCACCTCCGGATGGCTCCGCGACCAGTTTAATCGTCTCTCCTGGTTTCAGAAGTCGCTGTTGACGGGAGCCATCCTGACGATTCTGTGGACGAACACCGTCTCTGGTGATCTCGAGCGGCGGGTACTCGTCGACAGCGTACTCCTGATTGGCGGCCCACTCGCGCTCGCGGTGACTCACCGACGACACATCGGGTGGACGATCAACCGCGTCGCCGTCCGTAACGCAGTCTTGCTTTCGATGTTCGTCCTTCCCTTTTATCTGATCGGATCGACGCTGCCGACGATCAGGGAGTTTTACCCGATGTGGCACACGACGGTAGCCCCGGAAACGTTTCTCCCACACGCCGTCCAGTTGTTCGTCCTCGCGGTCGCCGCCGAGACCTACTACCGTGGTTTGCTCTGTGTCGGTGTCAAAGAGATCGGCTTCAAAGCGGTCCTCATCAGCCCCATCGTCTACATGATCCACCACTCGACGAAACCCCCCATCGAATTCTTGCTCTCCGGGCCGACGGACGTCCTCTTCGGCGCCGTCGACTACAAATCGAACTCTATCCTTCCGTCGGTGATCGCCCACGGTGCCGGCCTCGTCTTACTCGACTGGCTCGTTCTCCACGACCCGCTGTTCGATCCAATGCCGTTCCTGTCAGCACTCGAGTGGCTCCCCATCCCGCTGTGA
- a CDS encoding ArsA family ATPase — translation MSGLDVEPANEESDAEREDNTIEVTPTDSVGDERETVDVDPIDEPLEGPEYVLYGGKGGVGKTTMAAATALDSARSGVRTLVVSTDPAHSLSDTYECDIPAEPGRIRDDVPLYAAEIDPEAAIERGQATLVGDGAEAPGGLGGLGEMLGDENPMDAIFGGGAMPGADEAAAMQLLLEYLDDPRFDRVVVDTAPTGHTLRLLQLPEVMDSMVGRIMQVRQRLSGMFEGMKGMFGGEEPPTEEHELEDLDVLRERIERLRAALRDPTRTDFRIVMVPEEMSVFESKRLREQLQEFDIPVGTVVVNRVMEPLSDVTEDVDGVFLQPDLEDCAFCQRRWDVQQGALMEAQELFRGPDVRRVPLFADEVRGEKMLEVVAACLR, via the coding sequence ATGAGCGGACTCGACGTCGAGCCGGCCAACGAGGAATCGGACGCCGAGCGCGAGGACAACACGATCGAGGTGACGCCCACCGACTCCGTCGGCGACGAGCGCGAGACGGTCGACGTCGACCCCATCGACGAACCGCTCGAGGGGCCGGAGTACGTACTCTACGGCGGCAAAGGCGGTGTGGGTAAGACCACGATGGCGGCGGCGACAGCACTGGATAGCGCCCGCTCGGGGGTCCGAACGCTCGTCGTTTCGACGGACCCGGCTCACTCGCTATCAGATACCTACGAGTGTGACATTCCAGCCGAACCTGGACGCATTCGAGACGACGTTCCGCTGTACGCCGCCGAGATCGACCCCGAAGCGGCGATCGAACGCGGCCAGGCGACCCTCGTCGGCGATGGTGCGGAGGCACCCGGCGGACTCGGCGGTCTCGGCGAGATGCTCGGCGACGAGAACCCGATGGACGCCATCTTCGGCGGCGGCGCGATGCCCGGTGCCGACGAGGCCGCGGCGATGCAACTCTTACTCGAGTATCTGGACGACCCCCGGTTTGACCGGGTCGTCGTCGACACGGCCCCGACGGGGCACACGCTTCGACTGCTCCAGTTACCCGAGGTGATGGACTCGATGGTCGGCCGTATCATGCAGGTTCGCCAACGGCTGAGCGGCATGTTCGAAGGGATGAAGGGGATGTTCGGCGGCGAGGAGCCACCGACCGAAGAGCACGAGCTCGAGGATCTGGACGTGTTGCGCGAGCGAATCGAACGGTTGCGAGCCGCCCTTCGGGACCCCACGCGGACGGATTTCCGGATCGTCATGGTGCCCGAGGAGATGAGCGTCTTCGAGTCCAAACGGCTGCGCGAACAACTCCAGGAGTTCGACATCCCGGTCGGGACGGTCGTCGTCAACCGCGTCATGGAGCCGCTGTCGGACGTCACCGAGGACGTCGACGGGGTGTTTCTCCAGCCCGACCTCGAGGACTGTGCGTTCTGTCAGCGACGCTGGGACGTCCAACAGGGGGCGCTGATGGAGGCCCAGGAGCTATTCCGCGGGCCTGACGTCCGTCGCGTCCCGCTGTTCGCCGACGAAGTTCGGGGCGAGAAGATGCTCGAGGTCGTCGCGGCCTGCCTGCGGTAA
- a CDS encoding MFS transporter, giving the protein MDWSYWRTVSLVTLCQVAASICYYTVFAATPFFRAEFGLSRFHVGFVVTALTLGYAIFLLPAGAVIDRFGEARMLTLGLVGLSAGTLLVAGAPTFALLLAAAFFLGSTYASAIPGTNKAIYDSIAPGKQNLAIGIKQVGVTAGSGISALLVTGLAGVLFWQAGFLIATAVGLVVAVIFALVYSGVGGEGTAEYPDFRDLAGNRPYRVLVLAGFFLGAAFFTTTGYAVLYVNEEIGTSVAFAGAVLALVQVTGSVGRIVGGWLSDTLPGAPRARIGSILLVQALVGAGLFVAVAAASTAVTVTIAFAALGFFILGNTGVYYSCMSTVVGADEMGSATAGGQLSLVAGSIVAPPAFGYLADTVGYRASWWLLGAGCVVAAGLLVFVIRLEPPIDEPAMQE; this is encoded by the coding sequence ATGGACTGGTCGTACTGGCGGACGGTCTCGCTCGTGACGCTGTGTCAGGTGGCGGCGAGCATCTGTTATTACACCGTGTTCGCGGCGACGCCGTTTTTCCGGGCCGAGTTCGGCCTCTCGAGGTTTCACGTCGGCTTCGTCGTCACCGCACTCACGCTTGGGTACGCAATCTTTCTCCTGCCCGCAGGGGCCGTCATCGACCGGTTCGGCGAAGCGCGGATGCTCACCCTTGGGTTGGTTGGCCTCTCGGCGGGGACGCTTCTCGTTGCGGGCGCGCCGACGTTCGCGCTCTTGCTCGCGGCGGCTTTCTTCCTCGGATCGACGTACGCCTCGGCGATTCCGGGGACGAACAAAGCGATCTACGACAGCATCGCCCCCGGCAAACAGAACCTCGCGATCGGGATCAAACAGGTCGGCGTCACTGCCGGCAGCGGCATCAGCGCGCTACTCGTGACGGGGCTCGCAGGAGTCCTCTTCTGGCAGGCAGGGTTTCTGATCGCGACCGCCGTCGGCCTCGTGGTCGCCGTGATTTTCGCACTCGTTTACAGCGGTGTGGGTGGGGAAGGGACGGCCGAGTACCCGGACTTTCGGGACCTGGCCGGCAACCGCCCATACCGCGTCCTCGTCCTCGCCGGCTTCTTTCTCGGAGCGGCCTTTTTTACGACGACCGGATACGCCGTGTTGTACGTCAACGAGGAAATCGGCACCTCGGTCGCATTCGCCGGTGCCGTGCTCGCTCTCGTCCAGGTGACCGGCAGCGTCGGCCGCATCGTCGGCGGCTGGCTGAGCGACACTTTGCCGGGTGCCCCTCGAGCCCGAATCGGATCGATCCTGCTGGTGCAGGCCCTCGTCGGTGCTGGGCTGTTCGTAGCCGTTGCAGCCGCGTCGACCGCCGTTACCGTCACGATCGCTTTCGCCGCCCTCGGCTTTTTCATCCTCGGGAACACCGGCGTCTACTACTCCTGTATGTCGACGGTCGTCGGTGCCGACGAGATGGGCAGTGCAACCGCTGGGGGCCAGTTATCACTCGTGGCCGGCTCGATCGTTGCCCCGCCTGCGTTCGGATACCTCGCAGACACCGTCGGCTACCGCGCCTCGTGGTGGCTGCTCGGCGCTGGCTGCGTCGTTGCCGCTGGACTGCTCGTCTTCGTGATTCGCCTCGAGCCCCCGATCGACGAGCCGGCGATGCAAGAGTGA
- a CDS encoding LolA family protein, whose protein sequence is MRVLAVVALAVVLSVVGAVGVIALDIDVLASDPDADALVDEVLETHGDVETIQATRHSSYELYHTRDDGPTTGETTAEVWKRFPDQSRTEVTSSTAPEFDVGDVRVVDGTTFKQYDARAESMLVDDDWDGEAIDWGADTHDVDLEAAYLGTETVDDREAHVVEIEPADDETADGISLLVGDTEFALEVGADEDANATRTTTWWIDADAGFPIKERIESEYENPDEHVFQREREVRTVTYENATFDDPIDDDRFVVDPPAGTDVYEPSDSVDVDTLAEANEAVPFDVQKPPVPDRFERVIVSASEFQGDVSVDALYRDGELEDGDEIYVHVSDAPFDRGEIKEQSVGDHGGDVVSTAVGTGYTWECDGIYYELVVDDDQRDDDAFAIELAEGIACS, encoded by the coding sequence ATGCGAGTCCTCGCTGTCGTCGCCCTCGCCGTCGTGCTGTCCGTCGTTGGCGCCGTCGGCGTTATTGCCCTCGACATCGACGTCCTCGCGAGCGATCCCGATGCCGACGCGCTGGTCGATGAGGTACTCGAGACGCACGGCGACGTCGAGACGATTCAGGCGACGCGTCACTCGAGCTACGAACTCTACCACACGCGCGACGATGGGCCAACCACGGGCGAAACCACCGCCGAGGTCTGGAAGCGGTTCCCCGACCAGTCCCGGACCGAGGTGACCTCGAGTACGGCACCAGAGTTCGACGTCGGCGACGTTCGCGTCGTCGACGGCACCACGTTCAAACAGTACGATGCCAGGGCAGAGTCGATGCTGGTCGACGACGACTGGGATGGCGAGGCGATCGACTGGGGAGCGGACACACACGACGTCGATCTCGAGGCGGCCTACCTAGGGACCGAAACCGTCGACGACCGAGAGGCCCACGTCGTCGAGATCGAACCGGCCGACGACGAGACGGCCGACGGGATCAGCCTCCTCGTCGGCGATACGGAGTTCGCCCTCGAGGTCGGCGCGGACGAGGACGCGAACGCGACGCGGACGACGACCTGGTGGATCGACGCCGACGCTGGCTTCCCGATCAAAGAGCGAATCGAGAGCGAGTACGAGAACCCGGACGAGCACGTCTTCCAGCGCGAGCGGGAGGTCCGGACGGTCACCTATGAAAACGCTACATTCGACGACCCCATCGACGACGATCGGTTCGTGGTCGACCCGCCAGCGGGGACCGACGTCTACGAGCCGTCCGACTCGGTCGACGTCGACACCCTCGCGGAGGCCAACGAAGCCGTCCCGTTCGACGTCCAGAAACCACCCGTTCCCGACCGATTCGAGCGCGTCATCGTGAGTGCGAGCGAGTTTCAGGGCGACGTCAGCGTCGACGCACTCTACCGCGATGGCGAACTCGAGGACGGCGACGAAATTTACGTTCACGTCTCCGACGCTCCGTTCGATCGCGGGGAGATAAAAGAGCAATCGGTCGGCGACCACGGCGGGGACGTCGTCTCGACCGCGGTAGGAACGGGCTACACCTGGGAATGTGACGGCATCTACTACGAACTCGTCGTCGACGACGACCAGCGAGACGATGATGCGTTCGCGATCGAACTCGCCGAGGGGATCGCCTGTTCCTGA
- a CDS encoding pyridoxal phosphate-dependent aminotransferase, whose protein sequence is MEYETPLFFRVMKYAADADRDVIDVVSGNPDWEPPTALRDGLREYADLEPDAFQYAPSVGLTELREEIATRRGVDVEQVIITNGTGEANYLAMARALERDRGDEILLTDPVYPYYPGKTTMLGGRQTFVATDADGQLDPAAVREAASEETAAIVVNSPNNPTGAIYPAETIRKLVAIAEEHDALLVSDEVYDHFDLEGRFASALEVESAHRIVTNGFSKSMAITGVRVGYAIFPHDLVENARSRHMLVNVSTTRPGQYAVLNALRETEPAYYERNRDLLRERVETFTDALDAVGAEYTTPQGAFYVMARFDGFPGTLENTYRLIDEAGVAGMPGEAFGESRREWLRFALVTPRIEEAAERLATYFG, encoded by the coding sequence ATGGAGTACGAGACGCCGCTGTTCTTTCGAGTGATGAAGTACGCGGCCGACGCCGACCGCGATGTGATCGACGTCGTCAGCGGAAACCCCGACTGGGAGCCGCCCACGGCGCTCCGCGACGGATTGCGAGAGTACGCCGATCTCGAGCCCGACGCCTTCCAGTACGCGCCGAGTGTGGGGCTGACGGAGCTTCGCGAGGAGATCGCAACCCGTCGCGGTGTCGACGTCGAGCAGGTCATCATCACGAACGGGACAGGCGAAGCGAACTATCTGGCCATGGCTCGCGCACTCGAGCGCGACCGTGGCGACGAGATCCTGCTGACCGACCCGGTCTATCCCTACTACCCAGGGAAGACGACGATGCTCGGCGGCCGCCAGACGTTCGTCGCGACGGACGCAGACGGCCAGCTCGACCCGGCAGCCGTCCGCGAGGCAGCGAGCGAGGAGACCGCCGCGATCGTCGTCAACTCACCGAACAACCCGACGGGTGCGATATACCCCGCAGAGACGATCCGAAAACTCGTCGCCATCGCCGAAGAGCACGACGCGCTCCTCGTCAGCGACGAGGTGTACGACCACTTCGACCTCGAGGGGCGGTTCGCGAGCGCCCTCGAAGTCGAGTCCGCTCACCGGATCGTCACGAACGGGTTCTCGAAGTCGATGGCGATCACGGGTGTCCGCGTTGGCTACGCGATTTTCCCGCACGACCTGGTCGAAAACGCCCGGAGTCGGCACATGCTGGTCAACGTCTCGACGACGCGACCGGGCCAGTACGCCGTCCTGAACGCGCTTCGGGAGACCGAGCCAGCGTACTACGAGCGCAACCGTGACCTGCTTCGCGAGCGCGTCGAGACGTTCACCGATGCACTCGACGCTGTGGGCGCAGAATACACCACGCCCCAGGGGGCGTTCTACGTCATGGCTCGGTTCGACGGCTTCCCAGGGACACTCGAGAACACCTACCGGCTGATCGACGAGGCTGGAGTCGCGGGGATGCCCGGCGAAGCCTTCGGCGAGTCCCGACGCGAGTGGCTCCGGTTCGCGCTAGTGACGCCGCGGATCGAGGAAGCGGCCGAGCGACTGGCGACGTACTTCGGGTGA